TGCCAAAATACCGTAAGTTTATTTTGCTACCCTTAACCATCCGGCTTTTGAGGTCCGAACCTAGGACTTTACAGCCGATCATTCCTGCTTCGATGAGTAGGCTTCCCGTTCCACAGAATGGGTCAAGAATTATTTGACCACGTCTTGTTCTAGCCAGGTTTACCATACAGCGTGCCAACTTAGGATGGAGAACTGCGGGGTGAAAGAACGGTCTCTTTCTAGGTTGTCGCTGGAAGAATGATTTTACCGGTTTCTCAGCTAGCTTTAACCCAAGTAGGAACTCGTTATCGGTTAGAACGCCTACTAGCATCTCAGTAGGTTTCTCTAGGTTAACTTTAATTCCTCTGATCTGTGAAACGGCTATTCTACCTATCTCTCGTTCTATTTTTTCAACATCTAAATGAGGTGCGCTGCCTCTAACTCTTTTCACTCGAACTGCAAATGATCGGTCAGGGCTTAATAGCTCTTTCAGTTTACTTTCTTTCACGCATTGAATAATGCTATGTTGCTCAGCTTGGCAGTGAAGTACCTCCAGACAACTCATTTTAACCATTGCACATCGAGTTGTAGCAATGTCTGCGGATGTTAAGTCTGCTTTTATTCGGGATACTTGTGTGAGTTTCTGCAAGGTTTCAAATTTAATTCCTTCAGCCTCCAGAACCGCCTCAAGTTCGGCGAATGGGAGGGTTGGATGTTCACCTGAGAGCATAAAGAATAGAACTGCCACGACTAGGCCTCTTTCTTTAATGCCTCGGCAATAATTGGGGCAAGCGAAACTGTGCTCGCGGGTCCTTGTACGCTGTTAGTTCCCACAATTCCTTCGGCGCCGCTTTTTAAAATTCGTTCTTTGGCATCGCCGATAAGCAGGGGATGGACGCAGGCTGCATAAACTCTCCGCGCTCCCTGTTCTTTTAAAATTTTAACTGCAGTTGCCATTGTTCCCCCTGTGCTAATTATATCGTCAAAAACTATTGCATCCCTACCTTTAATATCGAATAACCTTTTCTCAACCACGATTTCCCCGGTAATTTTATCCCGTTCTTTTCTAAGCCATCCATATTCGCCGCCTAAGGTTTTGCTGGCCTCTATTGCCATATCAACGGCTCCCTCGTCAGGTGCCAAGGCAAAAGCTTTCGCGAATCCTTGGGAGTAAAAGTGTTTAGCCAGTAACGGAATTGCGGAGAGATTCTCAGCGGGAATATTAAAATTCTCAAGAATTTTCGCAGAGTGAATATTTATAGTAATAAAGCGAGTTACTCCTACTGCTTCTAAGAGTTTAATGATAGTCCTAGCGCTGATTGGTTCACCTGGTCTGAATCGCTTATCTTGGCGAGCATACGCGAAGTAAGGTACAACCGCTATTATGCTATGAGCGCCTAGTTCATGGGCTGCATCTATCAGAAGCAATAATTCTATGAGGTGTGTGTTCTGCGGGGGCCCAGTCGTTTGGATAATAGCCAATTTCTCACCTGCAACTTCCCGTGTAAGTCTTAGGTATAATTCGCCATCAGGGAAGGTTTTGAACTCCACAGGAATAGTTTCGGACTTAAGTTCCTTAGCAACTTCGAAGCCAAGTTCAATCGAGGCAGGACCTGGAATAACTCTCATTATAACCAGCCGCCGTGCATATCCAACATGGGGTGTATTGCCTAATAGAGTATTTTGATCCGATTATAATCTAAACTTTTATACTATCTCGCGGTTATCGACTGATGTGGCTTAGTTTACATATTCAGGATGGAGAGTTTCATGTCCCTTAAGGAAGCTATGCTTTATGAGTCATTATCCGAAAAGAAAGTGAAGTGCAATCTATGCGCTAGAAGATGCATAATTCCAGAGGGCAAGATAGGGTTTTGTCGAGTTAGGGAAAATCGTGATGGAAAGCTTTACTCCTTGGTTTATGGCAAGGCCTGCGCTGCGAATGTTGATCCTATTGAAAAGAAACCCCTTTTCCATTTTCATCCAGGCTCCTCAGTCTTCTCAATTGCAACTGTAGGATGTAACTTTCGTTGTCAGTTCTGTGATAACTGGGTAATTAGTCAGGAAGAGAAAATCACAGGGTCGCCCATGCCTCCTGAAGAGGTTGTCAAGTTGGCTAAAAAGTCGAATTCGCATGGAATTAGTTATACATATACCGAACCTACAATCTTTTTCGAATATGCTTATGACACAGCGAAGCTAGCTCATGAAGAAGGGCTTTTTAATACATTTGTCACAAATGGCTACCTAACCCCTGAAGCTATCGTAACCATTGCGCCTTACCTTGACGCCGCAACTGTTGATTTCAAAGGGGGGGCAGATCCAACGTTTTATAGGAATTATTGCACTGTGCCGGATGTTAGACCAATATTTGATGCTTTGGGAGAGATGAAGCGGCAAAAAATACACGTTGAGATTACGAACCTCGTTATCCCAAAAATTGGCGACTCCTTGGAGCGAATTAAAGATTTTTCTGTCTGGATTCGCGATAACCTAGGGGCTGATGTTCCTGTACACTTTATCCGGTTCCACCCCGATTTTGACCTCCTCGATCTTCCGGCAACCCCTATCAAAACTCTTGAGCAGGCACGGGAGATAGCCTTGAAGGAAGGGTTAAACTACGTCTATGTTGGTAATGTCCCTGGGCACGCTGGTGAGAATACGTATTGTTCAAATTGTCATGAGCTTTTAATCGAACGCTTTGGTTTTCAAATTACCCGCTGGAATCTTACATCAGAGAATGCTTGTCCAAGGTGCGGTCACAAAGCTGCAATCATTGGTCGACGTGAAACTGGCGGCGGTCGGTATTCCATCATTATTTAATGTACATGTTTAATTGCTAACTTAATATTATAGAAGGATTGCTTTAGGAGGAGTTCAATTGGGTGGAGCTAAAGCCTATATGCTTATCGTTACAAGCGTTGGAAAAGAGCATAACGTGATGAAGGAGTTGAAGAAAATCCCTGGTATAACTAGTGCAGACGTGGTTTATGGAGAGTTTGATATAATAGTAAAGATCGAAGGGAGTTTGGCAGTTATTGATGAAGCCAATGCAAAAATTCGAAAGGTCCCAGACGTGCTTCGAACCGTGACCCTAATAGCTCACTGAGTCCGCGAAACTATAATTTTTGTTTCGCTTGGCTTTTGGGCAAATAAATTTATTCCAAAGGATAGTGTAGAAGCGTTTAGAAAGATGGTCTCAGAGCGGATATCATGTGGGCTCTAGCTCGACCTGATGCCTTAGAGGTTCTTCACGACGAGAAGGCTCGAAGGGGTTATCGTCGATATTTCGACGTAATGGAGGATCGTAAGCTTGCTAAGTTTATTATTGCTCGAAAAATTCCAGCTTCATTCGCTGGGGAAACTTCTTCTGAAAATCTTTGGTCTCTGCATGAAAGATTAACCGAGGAATTTTATCAAATTGAGAAGAAAGTCGATGACAAAGAAATAAATGTAAATGACCTGCCTTTCCCTGAAAAATCATATCTAGACCTCAAAATTAAATTGGCCGAATACATTGTTAGCAATTGTCATCTATGCGAGAGGCGGTGCAACGTAAACCGCTTCTTAGGTGAGCTTGGATATTGTAAATGTGGTTCACAAATACTTGTTTCTTCTATGTTTGAGCACCTTGGTGAAGAGCCGGAAATTACTCCCTCTTTCACCATCTTTACGATGGGTTGCAACCTTACCTGTCGGCATTGCCAAAACTGGGCGATCAGTCAATGGTTTGAAGCTGGAAGCCCCGCAACCGCGTTATCACTTGCTAGGGCGATTGATCGTTTTAGGAAAGCTGGTTGCCGAAATGCTAATCTTGTAGGCGGCGATCCGGTCCCATGGACGCATCAGTGGTTAGAGGTATTCAGACATGTAACGACTAATGTTCCAGTATTTTGGAATACAAATGGCTATTATAGCGAGGAAACCGCAAAACTACTTGCTGGTTTTGTTGATATTTATAAAATTGATTTCAAGTATGGAAACAATGATTGTGCAACACGTATTTCTAATGCTCCAAGGTTTTGGGAGGTTTGCACACGTAATCTTCTACTTGCAAGGAAGTATGGGGATCTCTTAATTCGTGTTTTAGTGCTACCTGGACACCTTGAGTGCTGTCTGAAGCCGATTTTATACTGGATAGCAAAGAATCTGGGACCTGAGACTCGGACGAACATAATGTGGCAGTATCGCCCAGAATACAAAGCAAACGAGCTTCCAGAGCTCAGACGTAGGTTGACCCGCGAGGAAATGCAAGCTTCTCTGAAGCTCGCCGAAGAGGCAGGTCTTCTTAATTATATCACTTAATCTACGGTAACTTGCCTCAGAGATCAGATAATTGACATGGGTTAAAGGTAAGCCGTGATTTCATAGAATCGGTGTGGGGTTTAAATACCGTCTTACACAGTGACGAATGGAAGTTAGGCTTCATGAGTAAACGAATTTTTTGGAAGCATCTTCCGTACATGGCATCTATTTATTTTCTTTCTTTTCTAATTTGCACCGGGTATGCACAGGAGGACGACAGCGAAAGCATACTTTCTGGTTTAATGGAACGCCTTATTGCTAAGGTGCAGATGTTGGTTGCAATGGGAACTAGGTTTATGCTCATTGTTTGTAGGATTTCTTATTCGCTTATGGTTTTAGTTGGGGCTTATCTCTATCTTACCCATCTTAATCGTCATATGGGGCGGGACTTAGTGGTCGGAGGTTTATTGCTGACTATGGTGGCTGAAGTCCTCTGGCCGATACTTATGCATTAGCTGTACATTCACATTTTTAATAGGTTTATCCGCTATAGGTTGACCAAAAGCATATTTGGAGGTTTTTTCATGCTCTTAGTAGACTTTGGAGAGAATGCTGGATGTCATATTGTCCAGATTGTGGAGGCGAAATGCGCTATGACTTGGCGCTTAAGCAATACGTATGTACGAGTTGCGGACTTGCCGTCACCTTTGATGAGCTTTCCGAGTTAAGGGAGAAAGCTCGTCCGGTACGTGAGACAGATGAGGAGAAACGTAAGAGGGAACGCAAGGAATACCTCAAATGGTGGCTATCTAAGAAAGGGTGAATAAGGAGAAGTGTCAATGAGGTGCATTGTTGAACTCCTCTGCGTAGGTAATGAACTCTTAATTGGTAAAGTGTTGAACTCAAATGCCCAATGGATTAGTGACCGGGTTACACGTCTTGCCGGCGTTGTTCGACGCATCACCGTTGTTGGCGACGATATCGAAGAGATTTCTTCGGCAATAAAAGAAGCCCTAACTCGGAATCCAAAATTTATAATTACCACTGGCGGGTTAGGTCCAACCTTCGATGATAAGACTTTGCAAGGTATTGCGATAGCAGTAAATAGGCCGTTGAAAGTAAATGATGAAGCCTTAAAAATGATTGAAGATAAATACCGCCTAGCGTATGAGTCAGGACGTTTAAAGAAAGTCGAAATCACTCAATATCGCCTAAAGATGGCTACGTTGCCAGAGGGTGCTATCCCGTTAAACAACCCACTTGGAACTGCTCCAGGGGTGCTTTTTAAGAGCGGTAACACAGCAATTATATCGCTGCCAGGTGTTCCCGCAGAGATGAAAGCTATTTTTGAAGAAAGCGTTGTCCCCCTCATTAGGGCTGCTTCAGGTGACTTAGCTTTCTATGAGAAAAGCCTAATCGTTACTAGGATCATCGAGTCAGACTTAGCTCCGATAATCGACCAGGTTATGGGGGATAATCCCTATGTGTATATCAAGTCTCATCCGAGTGGAGCTGAGCGGACAATGCTTTCAACTATTGAACTCCATGTCTCAACTACGGCAGAGAATGCCGACTTGGCTAAGGAAAGGGTGGAGAAGGCAATTAATCAACTATCCGCCTTAATCATTCAACAGGGAGGTAAAATTGCGTAATGCACATCTCAAACCCAACATTCAGATTAAATAAATTAGTGTCTGCCATTTTTCTTTAATTACCGTAACTGCTTTCATAGGTGTTAATCCTTTGTACGTTACCTTTATAATTGGGACTGCTGGCTCCGGAAAGTCCCTGCTTACCGCAGCTTTTTCGGAGTGGCTTAGAAGCAAGGAGCAGAACGTCTG
This genomic stretch from Candidatus Bathyarchaeota archaeon harbors:
- a CDS encoding Lrp/AsnC ligand binding domain-containing protein; amino-acid sequence: MGGAKAYMLIVTSVGKEHNVMKELKKIPGITSADVVYGEFDIIVKIEGSLAVIDEANAKIRKVPDVLRTVTLIAH
- a CDS encoding radical SAM protein, which translates into the protein MWALARPDALEVLHDEKARRGYRRYFDVMEDRKLAKFIIARKIPASFAGETSSENLWSLHERLTEEFYQIEKKVDDKEINVNDLPFPEKSYLDLKIKLAEYIVSNCHLCERRCNVNRFLGELGYCKCGSQILVSSMFEHLGEEPEITPSFTIFTMGCNLTCRHCQNWAISQWFEAGSPATALSLARAIDRFRKAGCRNANLVGGDPVPWTHQWLEVFRHVTTNVPVFWNTNGYYSEETAKLLAGFVDIYKIDFKYGNNDCATRISNAPRFWEVCTRNLLLARKYGDLLIRVLVLPGHLECCLKPILYWIAKNLGPETRTNIMWQYRPEYKANELPELRRRLTREEMQASLKLAEEAGLLNYIT
- a CDS encoding ribose-phosphate diphosphokinase; this translates as MRVIPGPASIELGFEVAKELKSETIPVEFKTFPDGELYLRLTREVAGEKLAIIQTTGPPQNTHLIELLLLIDAAHELGAHSIIAVVPYFAYARQDKRFRPGEPISARTIIKLLEAVGVTRFITINIHSAKILENFNIPAENLSAIPLLAKHFYSQGFAKAFALAPDEGAVDMAIEASKTLGGEYGWLRKERDKITGEIVVEKRLFDIKGRDAIVFDDIISTGGTMATAVKILKEQGARRVYAACVHPLLIGDAKERILKSGAEGIVGTNSVQGPASTVSLAPIIAEALKKEA
- the amrS gene encoding AmmeMemoRadiSam system radical SAM enzyme → MESFMSLKEAMLYESLSEKKVKCNLCARRCIIPEGKIGFCRVRENRDGKLYSLVYGKACAANVDPIEKKPLFHFHPGSSVFSIATVGCNFRCQFCDNWVISQEEKITGSPMPPEEVVKLAKKSNSHGISYTYTEPTIFFEYAYDTAKLAHEEGLFNTFVTNGYLTPEAIVTIAPYLDAATVDFKGGADPTFYRNYCTVPDVRPIFDALGEMKRQKIHVEITNLVIPKIGDSLERIKDFSVWIRDNLGADVPVHFIRFHPDFDLLDLPATPIKTLEQAREIALKEGLNYVYVGNVPGHAGENTYCSNCHELLIERFGFQITRWNLTSENACPRCGHKAAIIGRRETGGGRYSIII
- a CDS encoding competence damage-inducible protein A, which produces MRCIVELLCVGNELLIGKVLNSNAQWISDRVTRLAGVVRRITVVGDDIEEISSAIKEALTRNPKFIITTGGLGPTFDDKTLQGIAIAVNRPLKVNDEALKMIEDKYRLAYESGRLKKVEITQYRLKMATLPEGAIPLNNPLGTAPGVLFKSGNTAIISLPGVPAEMKAIFEESVVPLIRAASGDLAFYEKSLIVTRIIESDLAPIIDQVMGDNPYVYIKSHPSGAERTMLSTIELHVSTTAENADLAKERVEKAINQLSALIIQQGGKIA